Part of the Anopheles coluzzii chromosome 3, AcolN3, whole genome shotgun sequence genome is shown below.
GTTACGAGTGTCTTGGTAGAAAACCCCAATTTATCATTCTACGCATCCTAAAAGTAATGTGGAAAGGACTCAAAAGTAAATAGTATTGTGCCCACCTGCTTTTTATTATCTCTCCAaccacttcttcttcttcttctatttggcgtaacgtcctacgcggacatgccggcctatacaggttttcgagacttaattcattaccacgcagccggatagtcaatccttgctacggggggactgTCCATTCTGGggttgaacccatgacgggcatgttattgagtcgttcgagatGATGTAccactgtaccacgggaccgcccctacCAACTACTTATCTAGGTCGAATAAATCCAAAACGGTTTAAATAGTGATACAATGATGTGGATCAAGCATTTAACCTGGTGGTCAAATATTGTAAATTTGAGAAAACTTGATACAAATTACCCGTCATCTTAACGTACATTTAGTAAGGTATATTATCATGTTGTATATGTCATGTTGTACACCAATGATAAGAATACTGCATTCCTTAATCATTTGCTCAAAAATTATGCTCAATAGCTGTCTTTGAATTGCGTTaacttttaaataatttatgtttatgcAATTTACTTGTCAACGGGGAACATATATTTTGTTTGTCCTTATCGTATCCAATATCTCAttttcaatcctaaaattcGAAACAACATGTTTAGTAGTTAACTTTGGACAGTTGAGAATAATGCTCCTTTGCTGTCTTCATTTCAGAATCTATGGATAATCCATACTATATAGGGtttttgatcgtatcccatagatttttggttcgttcccataatttattggtattttccgattggatatcaatacggATATCAATGGTGATATGGGAAACGGCCAAATAATCGTGggaacacaccaaacaaatgggaacccaccaaaaattaaTGTGAATAAACTAATAAATCGTGAGCAACCCTTTAAGTTATaaaaaaattttaaattttctgcTGCTTATTAATAAATTAGGATAATAAGTTCCTTCAGTTTTACAAATTTGGTTCAAGCATCATTGATTTATAGATTTCAGTTTTACCTAAAAAAGTGCTATATAGATTTTAGTTTTACCTAATTGCTTTTTACCTAAAAAAGTTAACAATTTGGGTGACTTTACACATTTGAACTACATTTAAGTATCCACTTTCAAGTCGATATTTTGTAAGAACGAAGAAGTCGATCAGTTTTCAAACTCTGATCATGATCCCTAAACCACTTAGTGATTAAAGGACTGTTCTTTTCTTTAAACATTCCATCTAAACTATtaggaactatttcattgaaTCAAAATAATCAATCTTTGCGGAAATCAAATGCTTGTTGCGAGATTTCGTTTTGATTTCAGCCAACACTCCTCATCAGACACTCCAATTGAGCGATTTGGTCCAACACATGATCTCATAGACGCATCACAGTTCACAATCTCCGGAGCACCAAACACGGCATCCCCGGCGATCTCCCATCCACCATCAGTCCGAAAACGGAAATATCGATAGGATGTCCCTGGTGTGCCGTGCTTTCGTTCGCAAAGATTCATTCCCATTCCGTGTCCCACAAGCGGTTCCACAGATCGTGTTTGTCCGATTTTAGCAATCACACAGAAGTTTCCTTTTCCGTCCGAAAATGGCCCAAAAATACGGCGACAAATCTTGTCCGGCCCGACAAGTTggcgtgtgtttgtctgtaTTTTGTATCGAACTGCCTGTCGCGTGGGTGACGGCCTAAAAGAGTGCCTTACATTGCGATGGCGTAGGACGGAATCGGTCGCTGCCTGGGGGCTGCGAAGGGGAAGGAAGCTGCGAAGGCGGGATTGAATGGTTTGGATACGTTACTActtcttttacttcctctTTATCGCTGTCTCTCTCGCGCTTACATTTCTTGGAACCCGTTGGGAGGTGGTAATGTAGTCGATGTCGCCTTCGCACCGGTGACTCGGTGACACGGAGGTGCTGTGTAACCCGATgcaacacactcacgcacCGCACCTTGGCAGCTTTGGGTTGGTGAATCACGCCGGTTTTGTGTTTCTAAATTTggtattctctctctctgtgatgtgatgggtggaaaattcatcgaaaaagggaaattaaaaAGGGCAACATTCGGTGGATGTTTCCGCAGCATCGCGACGTGTTTTAGAACCTTACGGCCACATCCGAAACACAATATATCCCCTCTGCCTGTCCGCCGCCGACGAGAATGCACGCGCCGGGCCGGGATGTTGACGCAACGGAACTAAAAATAGAGCCATTGTTCTTGAAGTTCTTCGCGCATTCCAACGTGCTGCCGTGCTGCCGGCCACTTAAGTGAGAGTGGTCTATCGCTAAGACCGGCGATCACTTCCGTTCCGACGGGATGGGATCTTCTTTCCCGCCGTTTTGCGGGATGCCCTTTGCCGGGAACCGCAATGGGTAAGCAGATCAGATCGATTGCCCGCCGCGGGGTGCGCCGACTTTCGCAACGTACACGCAGCACGGTacgcacacacgtacgcatCGCAGCCCCGGTGGGCTTCATGTTCGGTGCGCGTCATCATACGCGTCGTGGCCGCAAACCGTCGACACACACGTAGGCGTCGCGGGAACACCGCTGCTTCACCGCGACGGCCTTTTCATAATATTTAATTCATGGAGTGAACCGGCGCCGAACTCAGTTCCATCCCGTCCGTCGGCCAGTAAACAAGTGATCTCCTCTACTGCTCCGTGTCCGCGCTCGAAACTGTCCAAGGGCTACCGTgtatgtgcgcgtgtgtgtgcgtgtgtgtatgctggCGTAAACCAGTGCTTAAAACAACATACCGAACCGGCTTCTTCTCGTGCGCGCAGGCGTAAGCGCAccaactctctttctctcgcgcaCGTTATCTCGCGCTCAGCGCAAAACAAGGTGTACAGAGAAAGGGCACGAGGTAAAAGGCATCCCCAACCCCCCGACCGACCGTGGGGAGATTCGTgtgactgtgtgcgtgtgtgtgtgagtgagcggCGGGGTTGTTTCGTTCGCTCAAAAACGCTGCCCTGCATCACGGCACTGTTCAGTTCGTTCGTGCATTCCGGTCCCAGTGCTGCTAGTAGTGTGAccctgtgctgctgctgtctctCTGTTACCCCACTTTGTGCACGGTGTGATCCGACATATCCCCTCCGCACCAACCAAGCACAACGTGATTACCTCATCGCGCATCCGCAAAGTGTGTCAACGCATGGCCGCGCGCAGATGGTTGGAAAAGTGATTCTAGCGCGCTAACTGGCCACGGTTAGTGATAACGGGTGCCATCACGCTATCAGTGCAGTGCAAAAGTGTCGTACAGTGGTGAAAGATAactgaaaaaaacacacccacgCCACAGGGTAATTGAATAATAAGTACGTTAAACGGTAGTGATATTGGTGTGCAATAAGTGATAAAAGTAGAACGCAAAGTGTATCCCGATAAACATGGGGTTGAATAACCGCGACAAGCAGGCAAAGCTGAAAACTCAGAGCCTGCTAGACTCCGAGCGAGCCGGACAGCAAACGGTGACGACGGTAACGGTGGATCATGGTACGGTCGCGATGCCACTGGAGTCGATGGCAACCGTCAGCTCATCGACGGCGAACAACAGCAGTTCGTTCCAGCAGTCGTCATCGCCGTCCTCCTCGACGACCTCGAAGGTCCAGTCCAGTGCAGTGGAAAGTACAGTGCAGCGCAAGTCCTCCGATGGGCGCGTGATCAGTGAAGTGCGTGAGCAAGGCTCCAAGAAGGATGGGCCAAAGTTCAGCACCGTCAGCAGCATGCGCAGTGAGGCTAACCGGGCCAAACAGATCGATAGCTTCATCGAGGAGATACATCACATCGCGAGTGATACGATCGGCTCGACCGCACTGATCGGTGCCCCGGCCGGTATGGAGCTGCCCGCCGGGACGGTCACACAGAAAACGGTGCTGCTCAGTGGTGGTGAAAGTGCGCGCAAGCAATCGTACGTCAGTGAGAGTGTTGGCGGTGGTCATACCACCCTCCAGTCCAGTGTGTCCGGTGATGCTAGTCAGCAGGTGATATCGACCATCGGGCCGAGCAAGATCGAGATCTCGAAAATGGCCCTTGACAGCAGTGCCGTGTCGAGCAGTAGCACCAGCAAAGTCATGCAAAGTAGCAGCAGTGCCATAACGaagcaagagcagcagcaatcatcatcattgtcatCTTCATCGCAGAGTGCGATGCATAGTGAGAAAAATGTGTCCGAATCTAGTGCAATCTCCAGTTCACACAAGTCTGAGTCGAAGCAGAGCAAAAGCTCCCACACgacctcgtcgtcgtcgtcgtcgtcgagcACCAGCAAACTGATGTCGAGTGCTCAAAGCAAGGCTCAGTCTGTGTCGGAAACATTCCAATCGTCCGCACATGGTACGAGCGACAGTGCACAGTCCGGACGACAGACGGATACGCTGTCGATGAACGGTGGTAGACAGTCGCTGTCCACAGTACAGTCATCACACCTGCCGGACCATTCCACGTACGATCAGAAATCATTCCAGCTGGTGGATGGAGATGGCAAGACCCGCCAGCAGCATGACAGCCAGAGCTACTCGATGGCACAGAGTCAAGCGCCGACCACGAAAATCGTGTACGATTCGGCGGGTAATCAGATCACGAGCACTTCCTCCTCGTACCAAGCCGCGCAGGGCTACAGTACCTCCTCGTTCCAGACGGAGTTCTCCGACGGAGTCGATTTGTCGAAGTCGGCCAAGGACAGTTCCGCTGGAACGGCCAAGCTTCGCCAGACGGCGAACAACCAGAATCAAGTGCTGTACGATACAGCGGGCAACCGGATCACGACCACCGGCTCCTCATCGTATCAAGCGGCGCAAGGTTACAGTTCCTCGTCCTTCCAGAGCTCCGAAGCGATGGACTCAAAGTCATCGAAGGACTACATGTCCTCTACCAGTACATCCACGAAGCAGAGTCACAATGTGTCCACTTCCAAGGGTATGACGTCCAGCAGCGCAAAGGACTCTATCATCGACTCAACCACACTGGACAACTACTCGGTGCAGTTGCACGATTCGTCCACCGGTCAGCAACACTCCAACAATATGCTCATGAAAACGGAGTCGGCCCACACCGTGGCCAGCCTTTCGTCGGCACACGACGCACTGGCCAGTACGATCCAGAGCACGCAGCTCATTACGGAATCGGCGAGCGAGGCGCAGCAGCGCCAGCAACACTCCGAGTCGACCAAAACGTACGAAACGTCCTCGCACTATGCGCAGATGGACGAGGAAAGCCGTTCCCGGCGCAAGACGTCCGAGTATCGCGAGCAGCGCGAATCGAATGCCGCCATCCTGAAGCGCAAGATCTACGACGAGCACGGGCGGCGGCTGAACTTGATCGATGAGAAAATTGTGCCGAAAGACATCGTGACGGCGGACCTGCAGGACGACGTGACGAACGTGACCAAAACGTCGTTCGAGGCGAAACTGTTCAACCCGAAGCTGAAGCGATGGGAGCTGGTCGACCAGAAGACGATACTGGAGAAGGACATTACCACCGACATACCGGTGGAGATCGTCCAGGAGCTGGAGGTGGAGCGTCCCGAGCTGGCCAACATCACCACGACGATTCAGATGACGAAGGTTAGTGTTGCTACGCATTGCGGTTGGGTTCTGAAGGTGCTTTTGAACATCACAACTAACATTAATCCCTTAATGTGCTTGTATGTGTAGGTATACGATGCCAAGACCAAGCAGTGGAAAACGATCGATCAGAAGAAGCACATCGATGTGCTGGAAAAGATCACCTTCCTGGAGGAAAGCTCCGGACGCTCGGAGCTGGACGAGTCGGAGCGAACGAAAAACATGAAATCCATGGACATGGTGGTAGGTCTCGATGAAACAAGACACATCTAGATCATTTTAAAAGCTGCATTTTGTACTCGCATTTGTTCTTTCACAGGACCGTGTGACAATCAAGGAGGTGAGCGATCTAAGCGATCAGAAACGAAACCAGATCAACAAAACGTCCAAACGCACAGACCAACAAACCATCCAGGAGCAGTGCATCTGCGAAATCTGTACCTGCGGGTAAGTGTAACAATGAGTGGGGCGACCTCCCTGATGCCCACGTTTTTCTGTCCTCTTATTGGTCTCACGTCTGGCATTCAAACACCCACCAGCGGCATGGGGTACGTTGCATGTCCTTCAAAAGCGTTCAACGCGATCGGAAGAGGAAACTGCAGCGCACAGACGGCGATGCTCGTCCCCCTACTTGGTCGGAATTAATAGCTCCCACTGGTTCACTTCTCCCAATTCCTCCATGTCTCAttcattcccccccccccctcccctgaCCACTTGCCCCCAATCAATGCCGACGACCGTGTGTAAACCTTAAATGGTCAATTGGCAAGATCGCCGTGCTGAGCGTGTTTGCGGTTCGTTTGGTCGCCGTCGTTTCAATTTATGCTCATTTACAATCAACCTACGCGCCTTGCCCGCGATGACATCATCGCGGGTGCTTTGCCACGATTGAGCCCGAGATGCGAGATAGtggtgttgctggtggtggtagttgtgcgATCATCATCGGCAGCGCCCGCTGTCAGCAATGTTGggtgttatttatttagtttgttttggtttgcctCTTGCCACGGATGCTTTCAGCTGTGAGCTCTTTTGATTCTTCTCTTCACACTTCTTCATTGTGTGGCGATTCCCTTTATGTACAGGGTTTCTTATGTATTTTTGACTTTTTGTGATTACAACAAAGCGATGAAATAGGGGtagttgtattttttatttttctaagtaaaatacaaaaacaagaaacatgatgtataaaaaataatttatttcgtCGAGTATTTTTAAACTCATATTTTTATGTATTGGACCAATTTTTCTTGGTCAAAGGCTTTTTTAACGACACCACAATTCTCATGTGCCTCTCAAATATAATCAAAAAGCTTTTATCAAGAGAAACTAGTTCACTTAACCCATACCGGTCATGGAATTGATCCCAATCTCATAAAGGTTTTAGTATTGGTTCCGGAACCATATTTGTCTTGAAACTGTTTTTAAACGTATAACATTCCTGTCCTTGAACTAATCTTATAAAATATTACCCCTGAAACTGATCATGAATCTAAACCTATCCTGAATTTAACTAAGCACTCCCACTGTCTCTAGAGTTGATCCTAACACCATGTCGTTTCCCAAATTAATCTCCAACTAAATCGAATCAATACCGATCCTGGTATGATTCCGGGCACCATTTACACTTCAATGGTTTGATggcggggggggaggggtgctCAGAATCCCTGTACTGGGTCCATATACTTTATGAGTCCCTTCATCCATGGGGCCCCTATATAGCACAGAAGCTCCTGCTGAGAGTACTGTACACATTGTTCTATATGCTGGAATTACCATACACTGGGCCCCTACATTGACGGGGtcccccgcggccgctcagtccgcgcaccgttaaatccgccactgggtTTAGGTACTTAGgcgaaagcggggcaaaatgggcatgtggggcaaaatgggcaccctctatttaagcattttttgactacaaagatactttgcaatgctcaaaatgtattcattagagtgttctattaacaccatgtaagtttcataacccttacataacaaataacgaagaaaaatgcaaaataaggtttagtagcatattgatgtaatttttgccacttcgaaaataagcttaaaccagtgtcacagggatgcgttgaagttttacacGATATGTTTTTagagatatgatatttctatacaatttgtctgaagaaagcaaggcgattgaatgcgtatttttactaatataacaaaaattacaaaaatgcttcacgtggggcaaaatggacagttacacttggggcaaaatgggcagatgcttttgacacAGCTTCTAAAGATTCGaatttgtagatttaaacgtgtaaaaactgttgtaattttgataacatatttttgtaagaattttaagggcttttctgaccagcaaaacaaaagatagaacgaaaatacatttcacgaaacgtgcgcaaaagcatagaccattacctaagcgcagttgttgtggcccattttgccccagtgtGTTGACGTTTCACACTTTGTTTACatgtgcccattttgccccagggctatgcccattttactaTTTTGTCAAAAAAGCTTCTCGAAAAACATCAACTtgtattttacattattttaatgtttttaagttgttttcattctacgtggcaattttaatccatagataaatggtggagacatacaataatgaaagagaTCATTTAGCCCCGCTTTCTCCTACGTGAGTAACTGATTCCGCTACCATATTTGTCAATGAAACATTTCCGGCATCTGTTTTAAATATTCAGCGCAGTTTTCCGATTAATTAGCCAGCACATAACttactattttttaaaaattataaattaattgTGTATATCCTTTTATGAACTTCACATTTCAGACGGCATAACTGCTACAACTGTGGAGGAGGTACTGCAACGACACAAACTAAATCCTCAAAATATACTGCCACGAGCAATTCGGAAAATGTTTACCATCAAGGTAAATTTAATCCAGATATAAACTGTATGTGCactataattatttttattattttcttcttttagaAAATTTCACATCAGAGCTCAGTGCGCAAGCAACGTCGGGAAGACGAGGAACATGGACAATAGAAGATGCAGAAGATCATCTGAATCGAAGGGAATCGTACACGATTGAACATAGCAGCACCGCAAACGAAACATCGGAACGCAGACTCACGTGGACGAAGGATGATTTGGAAAAGGTTGATGTCACGAAGCTTAAAGCTGACTACATGCGACCAAAACCAATCAAGCATGAAGATAATCTCAAGCCCGAAGGAGCATTTACGGTGCCGGAACGAGCAGGATACACCCCAGGGGAGCGTGTCAAGCCGATAAAACCCGATGACAACCTTCGTCCAGAGGGCGAGTTCTCTACTCCAGAGAAGCTTCAGTACAGACCGGCCGAGCGTCCAAAGCAGGTTCGACCTGAGGATAACCTCAGACCGGAAGGAGACTTCGAGAAACCTGAGAAGCCTCAATACAGACCGGCCGAGCGTCCGAAACAGATCAAACCTGAGGATAACCTGCGTACTGAGGGAGAGTTCCAGGCTCCTGAGCGTCCAGAGTATCGTCCTGGAGAGCGACCGAAGCCTGTGCGTCACGATGATAATCTTCGTCCCGAGGGAGACTTCGAGCGTCCCGAGAAATCACCATTCCGACCAGCCGAGCGACCGAAGCAGGTTCGTCCTGAGGACAATCTTCGTCCAGAGGGCGATTTCTCTACTCCAGAGAAGCTTCAGTACAGACCGGCCGAGCGTCCAAAGCAGGTTCGACCTGAGGATAACCTCAGACCGGAAGGAGAGTTCGAGAAACCTGAGAAGCCTCAATACAGACCGGCCGAGCGTCCGAAACAGATCAAACCTGAGGATAACCTGCGTACTGAGGGAGAGTTCCAGGCTCCTGAGCGTCCAGAGTATCGTCCTGGAGAAAGACCGAAGCCTGTGCGTCACGATGATAATCTTCGTCCCGAGGGAGACTTCGAGCGTCCCGAGAAATCACCATTCCGACCAGCCGAGCGACCGAAGCAGGTTCGTCCTGAGGACAATCTTCGTCCAGAGGGCGATTTCTCTACTCCAGAGAAGCCTCAGTACAGACCGGCCGAGCGACCGAAGCAGATTCGACCTGAGGATAACCTCAGACCGGAAGGAGAGTTCGAGAAGCCTGAGAAGCCTCAGTACAGACCGGCCGAGCGTCCGAAGCAGATCAAACCTGAAGATAACCTGCGTACTGAGGGAGAGTTCCAGGCTCCTGAGCGTCCAGAGTATCGTCCTGGAGAGCGTCCGAAGCCTGTGCGTCACGATGATAATCTTCGTCCCGAGGGAGACTTCGAGCGTCCCGAGAAATCTCCATTCCGACCAGCCGAGCGACCGAAGCAGGTTCGTCCTGAGGACAATCTTCGTCCAGAGGGCGAGTTCTCTACTCCAGAGAAGCCTCAGTATAGACCGGCCGAGCGTCCGAAGCAGGTTCGACCTGAGGATAACCTCAGACCGGAAGGAGAGTTCGAGAAGCCTGAGAAGCCTCAGTACAGACCGGCCGAGCGTCCGAAGCAGATTAAACCTGAGGATAACCTGCGCACTGAGGGAGAGTTCCAGGCTCCTGAGCGTCCAGAGTATCGTCCTGGAGAGCGACCGAAGCCTGTGCGTCACGATGATAATCTTCGTCCCGAGGGAGACTTCGAGCGTCCCGAGAAATCACCATTCCGACCAGCCGAGCGACCGAAGCAGGTTCGTCCTGAGGACAATCTTCGTCCAGAAGGCGATTTCTCTACTCCAGAGAAGCCTCAGTACAGACCGGCCGAGCGTCCAAAACAGGTTCGTCCTCAAGATAACCTCAAGCCCGAAGGTGATTTCGAACGACCTCAGCCTACGATTGTAGGAAAGGCCGAGAGAGCTCAGATTGTTCGTCACGAGGACAATCTGTATATGGAAGGCAACTTCGAACGTACTGAGAAAACGGTTTACATATCTGGCGAGCGACCGAAGCCCATAAGACCTGATGATAATCTTCGTCCTGAGGGAGACTTCGAGCGCCCCGAGAAATCACCATTCCGACCAGCCGAGCGACCGAAGCAGGTTCGTCCTGAGGACAATCTTCGTCCAGAGGGCGAGTTCTCTACTCCAGAGAAGCCTCAGTACAGACCGGCCGAGCGTCCGAAGCAGATTCGACCTGAGGATAACCTCAGACCGGAAGGAGAGTTCGAGAAGCCTGAGAAGCCTCAGTACAGACCGGCCGAGCGTCCGAAGCAGATCAAACCTGAAGATAACCTGCATACTGAAGGAGAGTTCCAGACTCCTGAGCGTCCAGAGTATCGTCCTGGAGAGCGACCGAAGCCCATAAGACCTGATGATAATCTTCGTCCTGAAGGAGACTTCGAGCGTCCCGAGAAATCTCCATTCCGACCAGCCGAGCGACCGAAGCAGGTTCGTCCTGAAGACAACCTTCGTCCCGAGGGCGAGTTCTCTACTCCAGAGAAGCCTCAGTACAAATCGGCCGAGCGACCGAAGCAGGTTCGTCCTCAAGATAACCTCAGACCGGAAGGAGAGTTCGAGAAGCCTGAGAAGCCTCAGTACAGACCGGCCGAGCGTCCGAAGCAGATCAAACCTGAGGATAATCTGCGCACTGAGGGTGAGTTCCAGACTCCTGAGCGTCCAGAGTATCGTCCTGGAGAGCGACCGAAGCCTGTGCGTCACGATGATAATCTTCGTCCCGAGGGAGACTTCGAGCGTCCCGAAAAATCTCCATTCCGACCAGCCGAGCGACCGAAGCAGGTTCGTCCTGAAGACAATCTTCGTCCAGAGGGCGAGTTCTCTACTCCAGAGAAGCCTCAGTATAGACCGGCCGAGCGTCCGAAGCAGGTTCGTCCTCAAGATAACCTCAAGCCCGAAGGTGATTTCGAACGACCTCAGCCTACGATTGTAGGAAAGGCCGAGAGAGCTCAGATTGTTCGTCACGAGGGCAATCTGTATATGGAAGGCAACTTCGAACGTACTGAGAAAACGGTTTACATATCTGGCGAGCGACCGAAGCCCATAAGACCTGATGATAATCTTCGTCCCGAGGGAGACTTCGAGCGTCCCGAGAAATCTCCATTCCGACCAGCCGAGCGACCGAAGCAGGTTCGTCCTGAGGACAATCTTCGTCCAGAGGGCGAGTTCTCTACTCCAGAGAAGCCTCAGTACAGACCGGCCGAGCGACCGAAGCAGGTTCGACCTGAGGATAACCTCAGACCGGAAGGAGAGTTCGAGAAGCCTGAGAAGCCTCAGTACAGACCGGCCGAGCGTCCGAAGCAGATCAAACCTGAAGATAACCTGCGTACTGAAGGAGAGTTCCAGGCTCCTGAGCGTCCAGAGTATCGTCCTGGGGAACGACCGAAGCCTGTGCGTCACGATGATAATCTTCGTCCCGAGGGAGACTTCGAGCGTCCCGAGAAATCTCCATTCCGACCAGCCGAGCGACCGAAGCAGGTTCGTCCTGAGGACAATCTTCGTCCAGAGGGCGATTTCTCTACTCCAGAGAAGCCTCAGTATAGACCGGCCGAGCGACCGAAGCAGGTTCGTCCTCAAGATAACCTCAAGCCCGAAGGTGATTTCGAACGACCTCAGCCTACGATTGTAGGAAAGGCCGAGAGAGCTCAGATAGTTCGTCACGAGGACAATCTGTACATGGAAGGCAACTTCGAACGTACTGAGAAAACGGTTTACATATCTGGCGAGCGACCGAAGCCCATAAGACCTGATGATAATCTTCGTCCCGAGGGAGACTTCGAGCGTCCCGAGAAATCACCATTCCGACCAGCCGAGCGACCGAAGCAGGTTCGTCCTGAGGACAATCTTCGTCCAGAGGGCGATTTCTCTACTCCAGAGAAGCCTCAGTATAGACCGGCCGAGCGTCCGAAGCAGGTTCGTCCTCAAGATAACCTCAAGCCCGAAGGTGATTTCGAACGACCTCAGCCTACGATTGTAGGAAAGGCCGAGAGAGCTCAGATAGTTCGTCACGAGGACAATCTGTACATGGAAGGCAACTTCGAACGTACTGAGAAAACGGTTTACATATCTGGCGAGCGACCGAAGCCCATAAGACCTGATGATAATCTTCGTCCCGAGGGAGACTTCGAGCGTCCCGAGAAATCACCATTCCGACCAGCCGAGCGACCGAAGCAGGTTCGTCCTGAAGACAATCTTCGTCCAGAGGGCGAGTTCTCTACTCCAGAG
Proteins encoded:
- the LOC120958519 gene encoding serine-rich adhesin for platelets isoform X48, yielding MGLNNRDKQAKLKTQSLLDSERAGQQTVTTVTVDHGTVAMPLESMATVSSSTANNSSSFQQSSSPSSSTTSKVQSSAVESTVQRKSSDGRVISEVREQGSKKDGPKFSTVSSMRSEANRAKQIDSFIEEIHHIASDTIGSTALIGAPAGMELPAGTVTQKTVLLSGGESARKQSYVSESVGGGHTTLQSSVSGDASQQVISTIGPSKIEISKMALDSSAVSSSSTSKVMQSSSSAITKQEQQQSSSLSSSSQSAMHSEKNVSESSAISSSHKSESKQSKSSHTTSSSSSSSSTSKLMSSAQSKAQSVSETFQSSAHGTSDSAQSGRQTDTLSMNGGRQSLSTVQSSHLPDHSTYDQKSFQLVDGDGKTRQQHDSQSYSMAQSQAPTTKIVYDSAGNQITSTSSSYQAAQGYSTSSFQTEFSDGVDLSKSAKDSSAGTAKLRQTANNQNQVLYDTAGNRITTTGSSSYQAAQGYSSSSFQSSEAMDSKSSKDYMSSTSTSTKQSHNVSTSKGMTSSSAKDSIIDSTTLDNYSVQLHDSSTGQQHSNNMLMKTESAHTVASLSSAHDALASTIQSTQLITESASEAQQRQQHSESTKTYETSSHYAQMDEESRSRRKTSEYREQRESNAAILKRKIYDEHGRRLNLIDEKIVPKDIVTADLQDDVTNVTKTSFEAKLFNPKLKRWELVDQKTILEKDITTDIPVEIVQELEVERPELANITTTIQMTKVYDAKTKQWKTIDQKKHIDVLEKITFLEESSGRSELDESERTKNMKSMDMVDRVTIKEVSDLSDQKRNQINKTSKRTDQQTIQEQCICEICTCGRHNCYNCGGGTATTQTKSSKYTATSNSENVYHQENFTSELSAQATSGRRGTWTIEDAEDHLNRRESYTIEHSSTANETSERRLTWTKDDLEKVDVTKLKADYMRPKPIKHEDNLKPEGAFTVPERAGYTPGERVKPIKPDDNLRPEGEFSTPEKLQYRPAERPKQVRPEDNLRPEGDFEKPEKPQYRPAERPKQIKPEDNLRTEGEFQAPERPEYRPGERPKPVRHDDNLRPEGDFERPEKSPFRPAERPKQVRPEDNLRPEGEFSTPEKPQYRPAERPKQVRPEDNLRPEGEFEKPEKPQYRPAERPKQIKPEDNLRTEGEFQAPERPEYRPGERPKPVRHDDNLRPEGDFERPEKSPFRPAERPKQVRPEDNLRPEGDFSTPEKPQYRPAERPKQVRPEDNLRPEGDFEKPEKPQFRPAERPKQIKPEDNLRTEGEFQAPERPEYRPGERPKPVRHDDNLRPEGDFERPEKSPFRPAERPKQVRPEDNLKPEGSFEKPEKPQYRPAERPKQVKPLDNLRPEGDFERPKPTPVGKPDRAQIVKHEDNLRVEGNFERVEKTVFVAGERPKPIKPDDNLRPEGDFMTPEKQQFRPAERPKQIKPQDNLRPEGDFERPQKSPIGPGERPKPIRHDDNLRPEGSFERPEKATFKPAERPKQIRPEDNLRTEGEFEKPEKPQFRPAERPKQVKPQDNLQIEGDYNTFKEYTEQKQRKEAILKEVHEPGIADGAVLVTTQTVTTILKGEKKQPTGRQVTSNEVHDHATRSESESFTHSHSQHQQQHHTSEQVSSSTAINRAQRIEASTNERDQTTSQRSATKHSQSIHDVSGRNVAESITNHSQHHVVNGKTVVGGMTEHQSHSSHSLKSSSSSSKVHQTSSSTMQQHSSAIKSSSSSSSSSNTHQHQDSLHQLQHGETRHTRTNGTIVTGDDGGPLPGGVQHHTREQMTGSQVSSSSSKVVIDGKVVTDKSASSKLASEKLAIDGVVVTDKSFVERQKTGFDGMESISNVQTTGQNVHGATSSNLQDTTSTSTGSHSSTKTQSQTRSTNNIIHAESSTNGHPVGRRNGSLTTSSQAGSGQMAETQVKKLIGGKWVTKTIKTESKSFAQDHHQHEAVHGDSKMVHSDHVARQQHQTQSAGTEMHSHSISTSSSSVSKSQSSSTIVSDKTVQRGVRETTVSAGSPSGRPAAGARGGSSIVLGESTIDSSSSKRQQTSTTTKLIGGKLVHVTNASDSNNNSSAGKASAQNASNAHHSSLQEQLSSQTASSTSTASNVMKSSRTSESSTTRNTSTIGQQSSTSQQQQQQYNRKNTFASSENVNNSILCRPAQTSTATTTQHAANGVAGGMSVSGSIQRKSISNLNDSAMYSTTNRTSYSSLHRRGKESAESRMQDYVKTLETGTITNRTVRGQPCPPPTLASTGLSNSSSTATASSSTSMSAANQKSLRDYHSAMNVTRSSSTKANASSISFGDDKFHGTSSYKVQYIQQHEGRCPAAAHDNMKLSKVTKQHTYYVRDKK